A genomic stretch from Hymenobacter psoromatis includes:
- a CDS encoding addiction module toxin RelE, protein MVIIKLQPLREFIEAYPDARASLSQWITTVEQADWGTPNELKAVYPNASLVANDRVVFNIGGNKYRLVVLIIYRVRTLFIRFIGPHSAYDLLDVATI, encoded by the coding sequence ATGGTTATCATCAAACTACAGCCGTTGCGGGAGTTTATCGAAGCTTACCCCGATGCCCGCGCCAGCCTAAGCCAGTGGATAACGACTGTGGAACAAGCCGATTGGGGAACGCCCAATGAGTTGAAAGCAGTTTACCCTAATGCCTCGCTGGTTGCCAACGACCGCGTAGTCTTTAACATCGGTGGCAACAAGTATCGGCTAGTTGTCTTGATTATCTACCGGGTACGCACGCTGTTTATTCGCTTCATTGGCCCGCACAGTGCCTATGATTTACTAGACGTAGCTACTATTTAA